In Candidatus Abyssobacteria bacterium SURF_5, the genomic stretch CCAGGATTCATCTGGATGAGGTCGATAAGCTCGGCACGTTTGTTGAACTGGAGGTAGTCTTAAGCCCCCACCAGACCGTGGAGGAGGGGCAGAGACTTGCATCCGATCTCATGAGAAAATTGGGTATTAAGGAATCCGACCTGGTTCCTTGCGCCTATGCAGACCTCCTGGAAAACCAGGTCAAACAAGCTCGAAAAGAAGGTGTGTCGCACCCTCCAGTCAACTGGAGGAAACAAGAGGAGAGTTCATGACAGCGCCCACGATTCTCGAAATATTCTCCGACTATGTCTGACCGTGGTGCTACTTCAGTACGGTCCGTATTGAACAGTTGCGAAAGAATTACGACATTGAAGTCCGGTGGATCGCATTTCCGCTGCATCCCGACACGCCCGAGGGCGGGCTTGCCCTTGAAGAACTTTTCCGGGGGCGATCGTTCGACCTGGAGGCGGTAAAGGCGCGTCTAAAGCAGGTGGCGGATGAATTGGGCCTGCCGCTTGCCGACCGGGACAAGACCTACAACAGCCGCCTGGCGCAGGAACTGGCCAAATGGGCGGAATCGAAAGGCAAGGGAGACCTGTTCCACGATGCTGTCTTCCGCGCTTTTTTTGCCGAAGGCAAGAACATCGGCAATATAGATGAACTGGTCGCTATCGCGAAGTCGGCCGGACTTCCAGAGGAAGAGGCACGCTCAATCCTTGAGTTGAGAACATACAGGCAAGCCGTCGATGCAGACTGGTTGCGTTCGCGCGAGTTGGGGATAACCGCCGTCCCGACCTTTGTGGTCGATCACCGGGCGGTTGTGGGCGCCCAGCCGTACGAGGTTCTCGAACAGCTCCTCAAGAAAAGCGGAGTCAACCCGCGCAAACCCTGACCGAGAAAACCATTTTTGAACCACGGATTTTCACGAATTAGGCGAATTAGAGAAAGGTATTTTTTTATCCGCAGACGCCGTCCCGGACTCGATCCGGGATCTGCTGATTCTCACGGATTCCTTCCAAAATCTAAAATCGGCAATCGAAAATCTAAAATGGAGGGACCGCAGATGAACGCCGATGAGCTCCCCATTCGTCATCCTGAGCAGAGTCGAAGGATCTCTCTTCTCTTCAACTTTGAACCTTGAACTTTGAACCTTGAACTCATTTTCCACCACGGGTTTTCACGGATTAGAAAAGCAGACAACAGTCCACAGAAAGACTCTTCCTATCCGCGGATTGCGCAGATTTTTGAGGATTATTGGAACCGCAGATGAACGCCGACGGACGCCGATAAACGAGGATAAGGGCTGTAGGAAGAAGCAGGAAGGGTAGGCTTGGGGCGTTGGGTTCTGGGCTGCAGGGAACTGAAGAAACGGAGGTTTGGGACCTTCGGCGGCTGAGGACAACTTGTGCGGATCCCGGATCGAGGCCGGGACAAGCATTCACGGATTGGAAGGAGGGCGTTGGGGAGAAGTAACAGGAGGAAACGGAGAGAACGGAGGAGAGCGGTTTCTGGGCGTTGGCTAAAGCGGCTCCTGGCGCTGTCTATTGAATTCGAAAAGAAGGTGTAATATGACCCTGATCGCGTCCTAAAAAGAGGGTCGCGTGCTCATTTGACAGCAGATATAACATATGGTATAATTCGGGCAACCTTACAGGCTCGCTTTACGATTTTGAGCAGAAAAGCAGAGAAATGAGCAGATCTGAACGCATTGGTCCGAAGCCTGACGGTAAATATCCAGAACGTATAAGGGAACTCCGCGCCCATTTTGGGCTTACGCAGCAAGCCCTGGCTGCTTCTCTTGGCGTTTCTTTCGCCACCATCAACCGCTGGGAGAACGGCCAGACAACTCCTTCTCAACTCTCCTGGAACCGGCTCCGAGAATTTGCGCTGCAAATTGCGGACCAACACACGCCCTATGATAAAAAGACAAGAAAGAATGAGAAGGCTACCCTTGATTTCACGGCCAACCCCGAAGTAGTCAAACTGCTGGCGGAAGGGGAACGGCTTTCCTACGGCCACCTCATGAATCCCGCCTTTGCCACCGAAATATCGAGTATAGACCCGCTGCCGCATCAGAGAATCGCCGTGTATGACTACATGCTGAGGCAGCCTCGATTGCGTTTCCTTCTGGCAGATGACGCCGGCGCCGGCAAGACGATCATGACTGGGCTCTATCTGCGAGAAATGCTTTCCCGCCG encodes the following:
- a CDS encoding DsbA family oxidoreductase, whose translation is MEQLRKNYDIEVRWIAFPLHPDTPEGGLALEELFRGRSFDLEAVKARLKQVADELGLPLADRDKTYNSRLAQELAKWAESKGKGDLFHDAVFRAFFAEGKNIGNIDELVAIAKSAGLPEEEARSILELRTYRQAVDADWLRSRELGITAVPTFVVDHRAVVGAQPYEVLEQLLKKSGVNPRKP